In Misgurnus anguillicaudatus chromosome 5, ASM2758022v2, whole genome shotgun sequence, a genomic segment contains:
- the ndufaf2 gene encoding NADH dehydrogenase [ubiquinone] 1 alpha subcomplex assembly factor 2, translating into MSRFTSLLRRTFGVVKEHVGTDHLGNKYYNIPEQKTWTGRVMRPRRLVETINTSEFEYSENSIPSEWDAWIRGRRKQPPTVEELLKNKHYREKIKIKAQEADEKDKTLQSIEYEEGLVAQPAQTQIKGHASATQFGQSEVNEDPVSTANSFQPGSWTPPGTKK; encoded by the exons ATGAGCCGCTTTACATCCCTCTTGAGGAGAACCTTCGGAGTGGTTAAAGAGCACGTGGGTACGGATCATTTAGGaaataaatattacaacatACCCGAGCAGAAGACATGGACAG GAAGGGTCATGCGGCCCAGACGTCTGGTGGAAACTATCAATACATCAGAGTTTGAGTACTCAGAAAACAGCATTCCCTCTGAATGGGATG CTTGGATTAGAGGCAGGCGGAAGCAGCCACCTACTGTAGAG GAGTTGCTAAAGAACAAGCACTACAGGGAGAAGATTAAAATCAAAGCCCAAGAGGCAGATGAGAAGGACAAGACCCTGCAGTCCATCGAGTATGAGGAAGGTTTGGTGGCTCAACCTGCTCAGACTCAGATCAAAGGTCACGCATCTGCCACACAGTTTGGACAGTCTGAAGTTAACGAGGACCCTGTAAGCACTGCCAACTCATTTCAGCCAGGATCCTGGACACCCCCAGGAACCAAGAAATAA
- the smim15 gene encoding small integral membrane protein 15: MIDFKAWAEYVVEWAAKDPYGFLTTVILALTPLFIVSALLSWKLAKMIEAKDRDQKKKQKRQENIAKAKRAKKD, translated from the coding sequence atgattgattttaaagcATGGGCAGAATATGTGGTGGAGTGGGCAGCCAAAGACCCGTATGGCTTTCTCACCACGGTTATCCTGGCATTGACTCCTCTGTTCATCGTCAGTGCCCTGTTGTCCTGGAAACTCGCCAAGATGATAGAAGCCAAGGACCGTGATCagaagaagaaacagaaacGACAGGAGAACATTGCAAAAGCCAAGAGAGCCAAGAAAGATTGA